The Maylandia zebra isolate NMK-2024a linkage group LG4, Mzebra_GT3a, whole genome shotgun sequence genome includes a window with the following:
- the kcnj12b gene encoding ATP-sensitive inward rectifier potassium channel 12, whose product MSVGRAHHHHHSFLSCDEEGFRLSTMPAVGSFGNGKIHTRRKQHSRFVGKTGQCNIHFTNMDEKSQRYISDIFTTCVDIRWRYMFLLFSLVFVVSWLMFGFAFWVIGLLHGDMDNQGRDESFVPCVMNVHTFVAAFLFSVETQTTIGYGARFVTEECPAAVFMVVFQSIMGCIIDAFMIGAIMAKMARPKKRAETLLFSHNAVIAMRDGKLCLMFRVANLRKSHIVEAHVRAQLVKPRYTEEGEYIPLDQIDMNVGYDKGTDRLFLVAPLTVIHEIDEESPLFGISKQDLEAADFEIVIILEGLVEATAMTTQARSSYLPSEILWGHRFEPVIFEEKNQYRIDYAYFHKTFEVPSTPRCSAKDMEERKFPTSAANSFCYENELAFISRDEEDEGDMEKEQDRECPSELVNESSFTEHETPSRRESEI is encoded by the coding sequence ATGAGTGTGGGAAGagcccaccaccaccaccacagcttCTTGTCCTGTGACGAAGAAGGCTTTAGACTGAGCACTATGCCTGCTGTGGGCAGTTTTGGCAATGGAAAGATCCACACACGACGCAAACAGCACAGCCGGTTTGTCGGCAAGACCGGCCAATGCAACATCCATTTCACAAACATGGATGAGAAGTCACAGCGGTACATATCTGACATTTTCACTACTTGCGTGGACATCCGCTGGCGATACATGTTCCTGCTGTTCAGCTTGGTGTTTGTGGTGTCCTGGTTAATGTTTGGCTTTGCATTCTGGGTCATTGGCCTGCTCCATGGTGACATGGACAATCAAGGAAGGGACGAGAGTTTTGTTCCTTGTGTCATGAACGTTCACACCTTTGTGGCAGCCTTCCTGTTCTCCGTTGAGACCCAAACAACCATTGGGTACGGAGCTCGCTTTGTCACAGAGGAATGCCCAGCAGCTGTCTTCATGGTGGTCTTTCAGTCTATTATGGGGTGCATCATTGATGCCTTTATGATTGGCGCCATCATGGCAAAGATGGCAAGGCCCAAAAAGCGTGCAGAGACGCTACTTTTCAGCCACAATGCAGTAATCGCTATGCGCGATGGGAAGCTGTGCCTCATGTTCAGAGTTGCAAACCTAAGGAAGAGCCACATCGTGGAAGCTCACGTGAGAGCCCAGCTGGTGAAGCCCCGCTACACAGAGGAAGGCGAGTACATCCCCCTGGATCAGATCGACATGAACGTCGGATACGACAAAGGCACGGACCGCCTGTTTCTGGTTGCCCCGCTCACCGTCATACACGAAATTGATGAAGAAAGTCCACTCTTTGGCATCAGCAAACAAGATCTCGAAGCAGCCGACTTTGAGATAGTAATTATACTTGAAGGGCTGGTGGAGGCCACAGCCATGACGACGCAAGCACGCAGCTCATACCTGCCCTCGGAGATCTTGTGGGGTCACCGCTTTGAGCCCGTCATTTTCGAGGAGAAGAACCAGTACAGGATAGATTACGCCTACTTTcacaaaacatttgaagtacCATCCACCCCTAGGTGCAGCGCCAAAGACATGGAGGAGAGAAAATTCCCAACATCTGCCGCCAACTCTTTCTGCTATGAGAATGAGCTGGCCTTCATCAGCAGGGATGAGGAGGACGAGGGAGACATGGAGAAAGAGCAGGACAGAGAGTGTCCATCTGAGTTAGTGAATGAGTCGTCATTTACCGAACACGAAACGCCCTCTCGTAGAGAATCTGAGATTTAA